In a single window of the Anaerocolumna cellulosilytica genome:
- a CDS encoding S8 family peptidase, with amino-acid sequence MTQEEKYKIISDDFIDLIIEYNRNEKLLNRYTNSTSHIINTRYAIAYVPASQLTDNFVYQYGYNTLPYCYGLTSEKSLEASGILKLRRVPSLNLRGKGVLIALVDTGIDYTNPIFRHADGSTRIVSLWDQTINSQNQYPEDTYFGTLYHSEQINQALSSTSPYDIVPSLDENGHGSMLAGIAAGSEVPASEFSGVAPDSELVIVKLKEAKPALRQFLMIPPDVPCYQENDILWGLDFVLKEARRLQRPMAICIGFGTSQGPHDGTGPLNNTLSFYADFPGISIVVAAGNEGNKRRHFFSQIDSAIGYSTVELNVGPNESGFFMELWGAMPNTYSIEIISPDGERSGRIEESIYANRKYDFIFSNTTLLVDYRIIETHTGEQLILFRFKHPVNGIWRFQVYTRGDLKGSYHIWLPMGNFISNNIYFLESTPYTTLTSPSDSFSPIAVTAYNPANNSLYLEASKGYTRTGTIKPELTAPGSNITVPILNQGFGDSSGTGLAAAHTAGIAALLMEWGIVKGFYKRLDSVEIKKLLIRGANRESSLKYPNRDWGYGIIDLYNVLNVIRGRFPDSF; translated from the coding sequence ATGACTCAAGAAGAAAAATACAAAATAATCAGTGATGACTTTATTGACCTAATTATTGAATATAATCGAAATGAAAAACTATTAAACCGCTATACCAATTCCACCTCACATATTATCAATACCAGATATGCAATTGCCTATGTCCCTGCAAGCCAGCTGACAGATAATTTTGTGTACCAATATGGTTATAATACCCTTCCCTACTGTTATGGATTAACCAGTGAAAAGAGCCTGGAAGCCTCCGGCATCTTAAAACTCCGAAGAGTTCCAAGCCTTAATCTAAGAGGAAAGGGTGTATTAATCGCTCTGGTTGATACCGGAATTGATTATACCAACCCTATCTTCAGACATGCAGATGGCAGCACCAGAATCGTGTCACTTTGGGACCAAACAATAAACAGCCAAAATCAGTATCCGGAGGATACTTATTTTGGTACCCTGTATCATTCAGAACAGATTAACCAAGCATTAAGCAGTACAAGTCCCTATGATATAGTTCCAAGTCTCGATGAGAACGGACACGGTTCTATGCTTGCAGGTATTGCAGCAGGCTCAGAAGTACCTGCTAGTGAATTTAGCGGTGTAGCCCCTGACAGTGAATTAGTAATTGTTAAATTAAAAGAGGCAAAGCCTGCCTTACGCCAGTTTTTAATGATACCTCCTGATGTTCCATGCTATCAAGAGAATGATATTTTATGGGGTCTAGATTTTGTCTTAAAGGAAGCCAGAAGATTACAGCGTCCTATGGCTATATGTATCGGCTTTGGCACTTCTCAGGGCCCTCACGATGGTACAGGACCTCTAAATAATACCCTTAGTTTCTATGCAGATTTTCCCGGGATATCTATTGTAGTTGCGGCGGGTAATGAAGGGAATAAAAGGAGACATTTCTTCAGCCAAATTGATTCTGCTATCGGTTACAGCACAGTTGAATTAAATGTGGGACCCAATGAGTCGGGATTTTTTATGGAACTTTGGGGAGCAATGCCAAATACTTATTCCATTGAGATAATTTCACCAGACGGTGAACGAAGCGGAAGGATTGAAGAAAGTATCTATGCAAACCGAAAATATGATTTTATATTTTCTAACACCACTCTACTAGTGGACTATCGAATTATAGAAACCCATACCGGAGAACAGCTTATTTTATTTCGTTTTAAACATCCGGTGAATGGTATCTGGCGGTTTCAGGTATATACCAGAGGGGATCTAAAGGGTTCCTATCATATCTGGCTGCCTATGGGTAATTTCATTTCAAATAATATATATTTTTTGGAATCTACTCCATATACTACTTTGACTTCTCCAAGTGACTCCTTTTCTCCAATTGCCGTTACTGCCTACAATCCCGCCAATAATTCTTTATATCTGGAGGCCAGTAAAGGGTACACAAGAACCGGAACGATTAAGCCTGAGCTTACTGCACCCGGTAGTAATATCACAGTTCCCATCCTAAATCAGGGATTTGGTGATTCATCCGGTACGGGTCTGGCGGCTGCCCACACTGCCGGTATTGCAGCACTACTGATGGAATGGGGTATCGTAAAAGGATTTTATAAAAGACTTGATTCAGTAGAAATCAAAAAATTACTAATTCGGGGAGCGAACAGAGAAAGTAGTCTAAAATATCCCAACAGAGACTGGGGATATGGAATCATTGATTTATATAATGTATTAAATGTAATTAGGGGTAGATTTCCGGATAGCTTTTAA
- a CDS encoding S8 family peptidase codes for MIQEKGDRIYSNDYADLFIEYSGDEAIFDEFTDATIQIIDYFLAVVRIPVQQINNKTILSMGYSVMPHLNGLISETSNEVTGITKVRNIPNLNLRGAGVLIGIIDTGIDYLNPIFRNADNTTKILTLWDQTIYGENYESNTYYGTEYTKEQINQALLSDNPYDIVPSRDEIGHGTMLAGIAAGNEVPDAGFSGVVPDAELVVVKLKPAKPYLKDFWRIPQDAVCYQDNDILFALEYLEQTAIKYQRPMSICVALGTSLSSHDGREALSRNLTARAENLNFSIVVAAGNEGTAKRHYYGMINPTIGSDKVELFVGANEPGFSMVLFGDSPGIFAIDILSPSGEYIPRIVPILDENREISFIFEQTKILVDYQMVESQSGDQLILFRFTKPSQGIWSFKVFGRGDLSLGFHIWLPMQGFISDNVYFITPNPNTTILSLGNSSVPITVNAYNAETNGIYLNASKGFTRLEKVKPDITAPGVSITAPSLDQSFIQVTGSSPAAAHTAGVAAMLLEWGNIRRNFPLLSTEDIKVLMARGAKRDPANVYPNRDWGYGILDVYNIFRSFRGI; via the coding sequence GTGATACAAGAAAAAGGTGATCGTATATACAGCAATGATTATGCCGATTTATTTATTGAATATAGCGGTGATGAAGCTATTTTTGACGAATTCACTGATGCGACGATACAGATAATAGATTACTTTCTTGCAGTAGTTCGCATACCGGTACAGCAGATAAATAATAAAACTATCCTGTCAATGGGTTATTCCGTAATGCCACATCTAAACGGCTTAATCAGTGAAACCAGCAATGAGGTTACCGGTATAACAAAGGTTCGTAATATCCCTAACCTAAATCTCAGAGGTGCAGGTGTTCTTATCGGCATCATTGATACCGGTATTGATTACTTGAATCCCATATTCCGCAACGCTGACAATACAACGAAAATTCTTACATTATGGGATCAAACCATATATGGGGAAAACTATGAAAGTAATACGTATTATGGGACAGAATACACAAAGGAGCAGATTAATCAAGCCCTTTTAAGTGATAATCCATATGACATCGTCCCTAGCCGTGATGAAATCGGTCACGGAACTATGCTTGCAGGTATTGCCGCCGGCAATGAGGTTCCCGATGCAGGGTTTTCAGGAGTCGTTCCTGATGCAGAGTTAGTTGTTGTTAAATTAAAGCCGGCAAAACCATATCTAAAGGACTTTTGGCGTATACCACAAGACGCAGTATGCTATCAAGATAATGATATATTGTTTGCCCTAGAGTACTTGGAGCAAACAGCTATAAAATACCAGCGACCTATGTCTATCTGTGTAGCACTTGGTACCTCCTTAAGCTCACACGATGGCAGGGAAGCCTTAAGCAGAAACCTAACTGCCAGAGCTGAAAATCTGAATTTTTCAATTGTTGTTGCTGCCGGAAATGAAGGTACTGCTAAAAGGCATTATTATGGAATGATTAATCCTACCATTGGTTCAGACAAGGTGGAACTTTTTGTCGGAGCTAACGAGCCCGGATTTTCCATGGTATTATTTGGTGATTCTCCCGGTATATTTGCCATTGATATCCTATCTCCCTCAGGAGAATACATTCCAAGGATTGTGCCCATACTGGATGAAAACAGAGAAATATCCTTTATTTTTGAACAAACAAAGATACTGGTTGATTACCAAATGGTGGAATCTCAAAGCGGAGATCAGTTAATCCTCTTTCGCTTCACCAAACCATCTCAGGGTATTTGGTCGTTTAAAGTCTTTGGAAGAGGGGACTTAAGTCTGGGTTTCCATATATGGCTTCCCATGCAAGGCTTTATCTCTGATAATGTCTATTTTATAACTCCAAATCCTAATACTACTATCTTATCTTTAGGTAACAGCAGTGTTCCGATTACTGTAAATGCCTACAATGCTGAAACAAACGGAATCTACCTGAATGCCAGCAAAGGTTTTACCAGATTAGAAAAGGTGAAACCTGATATAACGGCTCCCGGTGTCAGTATTACAGCACCTTCCTTAGATCAAAGTTTTATACAGGTAACCGGCAGCAGTCCCGCCGCTGCTCATACTGCCGGTGTTGCCGCAATGCTGTTAGAATGGGGTAATATAAGACGAAATTTTCCGCTCTTAAGTACAGAGGATATTAAAGTTCTTATGGCGCGAGGTGCAAAACGAGATCCTGCAAATGTATATCCAAATAGAGACTGGGGGTATGGAATTCTGGATGTCTATAATATATTCCGAAGCTTCCGAGGTATCTGA
- a CDS encoding glutamate-5-semialdehyde dehydrogenase, with product MKYLEDIGMKARKAATVLNTLKQEEKNQGLRKAANALLTHETKILEANEADIILGKESGMSESLIDRLTLDHERVEGMAKGLLEVVALQDPIGEVMSMTNRPNGLTIGQKRVPIGVIGIIYESRPNVTADAFGLCFKTGNAVILRGGSDALHSNIAIVTIIREALEEAGLPPDAVQLIEDTDREVAREFMRLNKYIDLLIPRGGAGLIQTVVENSTVPVIETGTGNCHVYVDEYADFNMALDIIDNAKTQRLSVCNTCESLVVHSKVADNFIPLVYDRLTQKQIVFRADERARAICNDMEPATEEDYGKEYLDRLISLKVVDSIEEAIEHINFYNTKHSEAIITSKYENAMKFLNEIDAAAVYVNASTRFTDGSEFGFGAEIGISTQKLHARGPMGLLALTSTKYIIFGEGQIR from the coding sequence CAATGCCTTATTAACCCATGAGACAAAAATATTGGAAGCGAATGAGGCAGACATCATCCTTGGAAAAGAAAGCGGTATGTCAGAATCTTTGATTGACCGGCTTACTTTAGATCATGAACGAGTGGAAGGTATGGCAAAGGGCTTACTTGAGGTAGTTGCACTACAGGATCCTATTGGAGAAGTAATGTCTATGACAAACCGCCCAAATGGATTAACAATTGGACAGAAGAGAGTGCCTATTGGAGTAATTGGTATTATATATGAATCCAGACCCAATGTAACGGCCGATGCATTCGGATTATGCTTTAAAACCGGAAATGCAGTTATACTAAGAGGAGGAAGTGACGCGCTTCATTCTAATATTGCCATTGTAACCATTATCCGGGAGGCACTAGAAGAAGCTGGTCTTCCGCCGGATGCCGTGCAATTAATAGAGGATACGGATAGGGAAGTGGCAAGAGAATTTATGCGATTGAATAAATACATTGATCTTTTAATTCCCAGAGGTGGTGCAGGGCTTATACAGACAGTTGTTGAGAACAGTACAGTACCTGTCATTGAGACCGGAACCGGGAATTGCCATGTTTATGTTGATGAATATGCCGATTTCAATATGGCTTTAGACATTATAGATAATGCTAAAACCCAGCGTTTAAGCGTATGTAATACCTGTGAATCATTGGTTGTTCATAGTAAAGTGGCAGATAATTTTATTCCGCTTGTATATGACAGATTGACGCAAAAGCAGATTGTATTCCGTGCGGATGAGAGAGCAAGAGCCATCTGTAATGACATGGAACCAGCTACAGAAGAGGATTATGGAAAAGAATATCTAGATCGGCTGATATCCTTAAAAGTAGTAGATTCTATAGAAGAAGCAATTGAACATATAAATTTTTATAACACCAAGCACTCAGAGGCGATTATAACCAGCAAATATGAGAATGCCATGAAATTTTTAAATGAAATTGATGCAGCAGCCGTGTATGTCAATGCATCTACCCGTTTTACCGACGGCTCAGAGTTCGGATTTGGTGCAGAAATCGGCATTAGTACTCAGAAGCTGCATGCCAGAGGGCCTATGGGATTATTGGCATTGACCTCTACCAAGTATATTATTTTTGGAGAAGGTCAAATACGATGA